Proteins encoded in a region of the Stieleria neptunia genome:
- a CDS encoding GspE/PulE family protein, with protein MSSVKIRRIGDILLEHGVITEQQLQTALVDQRQTRLQLGVFLLRRGLVTREQLGKALAEQYELPFCGFDEHVTHGQLVRLLPESFARRRKVAPVELQNKVLRLGMVNPSDMEAISEIELMTGYQVEPAICLEADIDRMLESAFDDKIKAKQTAVDIRIQELEERGSETIQLDENLEDSDAPVVRLLDAILMGAVRAEASDIHLEPDSPQMRVRYRIDGQLHQIMTVPGDSEDALVGRVKVLADLDTAEKRRPQDGNLTIQDGETRASFRVSCIPCVRGEKVVMRVLDESSKTFDFSLLGMHERQLATVKQLLDRPHGMIVMTGPTGSGKTTTMYSMLCSMDSASKNISTIEDPVEFRLPGINQVHANNEFGMGFANGLKYLMRQDPDVILVGEIRDHETATTAVQASLTGHLLISTLHTNDAVGTVARLSDLGLDNFKIAGALVASIAQRLLRRLCEHCKRECQLNRSLLELIYQGREIPSGLDLSGGFFEAVGCEQCGGTGYSGRVPIFEIMVVTPQLEHAIESGMPGSTLRSIACSEGMVDLATMGVELAQQGVTSIEEVYFKLSG; from the coding sequence ATGAGCAGCGTCAAAATTCGTCGCATCGGTGACATCCTGTTAGAACATGGTGTCATCACCGAACAACAGCTGCAAACCGCGTTGGTCGATCAACGCCAAACTCGATTGCAGTTGGGCGTCTTTCTGCTCAGACGCGGCCTGGTCACGCGGGAACAGTTGGGCAAGGCGCTCGCCGAACAATACGAACTGCCGTTCTGTGGCTTTGACGAACATGTCACGCACGGGCAATTGGTTCGGTTGCTGCCCGAGTCCTTTGCGCGTCGGCGTAAAGTTGCACCGGTCGAGTTGCAAAACAAAGTGCTACGGCTGGGGATGGTCAATCCCAGCGACATGGAAGCGATCAGTGAAATCGAGTTGATGACCGGCTATCAGGTCGAACCGGCAATCTGCCTGGAAGCGGATATCGACCGGATGCTCGAATCGGCGTTTGATGACAAGATCAAGGCCAAGCAAACCGCCGTCGACATCCGCATTCAAGAGCTGGAGGAACGCGGCAGCGAGACGATTCAATTGGATGAAAATTTGGAGGACAGCGACGCGCCGGTGGTGCGTTTGCTCGATGCCATTTTGATGGGGGCGGTGCGGGCCGAAGCAAGTGACATTCATTTGGAACCCGATTCACCGCAGATGCGCGTCCGCTATCGAATCGACGGTCAATTGCACCAGATCATGACCGTTCCGGGCGACAGCGAGGACGCGTTGGTCGGACGTGTCAAAGTGTTAGCGGATTTGGATACGGCAGAGAAACGACGTCCCCAGGACGGCAACCTGACCATCCAGGACGGTGAAACCCGAGCCAGTTTTCGAGTCAGCTGTATCCCCTGTGTGCGCGGCGAAAAAGTCGTCATGCGGGTGCTCGATGAATCGAGTAAGACGTTTGATTTCTCACTGCTCGGGATGCACGAGCGTCAATTGGCAACCGTCAAACAATTGCTCGACCGACCACACGGTATGATCGTGATGACCGGGCCGACGGGATCCGGGAAAACGACCACGATGTATTCCATGCTGTGCAGCATGGACTCGGCGTCGAAGAACATCTCCACGATCGAAGACCCCGTCGAATTTCGTCTCCCCGGCATCAATCAGGTGCATGCCAACAACGAATTCGGGATGGGATTTGCCAACGGACTGAAATACTTGATGCGACAGGATCCGGACGTGATTCTGGTCGGAGAGATCCGCGATCACGAAACCGCCACGACGGCCGTCCAAGCCTCGCTGACGGGACACCTGCTGATCAGCACGCTGCACACCAATGACGCGGTCGGAACGGTTGCCCGGCTGAGCGATCTGGGACTCGACAATTTCAAAATCGCCGGGGCGCTGGTCGCCTCGATCGCACAGCGTCTGTTGCGACGACTGTGTGAGCACTGCAAACGCGAGTGCCAGCTCAATCGGTCATTGTTGGAACTGATCTACCAAGGCCGCGAGATTCCCTCGGGTCTGGATCTGAGCGGCGGATTCTTTGAAGCCGTCGGCTGTGAACAGTGTGGCGGCACCGGATACTCGGGCCGCGTTCCGATCTTTGAAATCATGGTCGTGACGCCCCAGTTGGAACATGCCATCGAATCCGGCATGCCCGGCAGCACCCTGCGTAGCATCGCCTGCTCCGAAGGGATGGTCGATCTGGCCACGATGGGCGTGGAACTTGCCCAACAGGGTGTCACGTCTATCGAAGAAGTTTACTTCAAACTGTCAGGTTAA
- a CDS encoding right-handed parallel beta-helix repeat-containing protein, which translates to MTHCIPRCRPLVLIGLLVLLPMSTAQATNYYVRTTGNDSNPGTDRNQAFRTIGKATSVAGQGDVLFVGAGTYDENVIIKGSGGANSNAWLVLYADKTGIYTGDKGSVVIRPQAKTWTVRVFNTGNVLFYGFAFQRNASIDGNSYGSLVTNTTGYAYYLNCSFKNLTYALRDLGAHRLLVNGCSFAGGRFGLYTTGIESANVSNCQFAATQYGCIGYDGTSLTVTGTRFFDRINAGDAPTKTRGVYAVRTGLTVSRCEFNGSAIGVYGTALKSATITRSDFLDTTSHAARCDGQSLSMSRCTIKGGNYGVTLGDTTGASVELSDLQIESMRVGITAHQSDYDFRKVTLRGNQYGLYQRSGNKRLTVSKKDRIDFVDNNYAIYSNHAEGEDAELILSDQDLSGNDRGLVSYRTRVSVDKCTFGGDKMGAYLSDNKSATVSDSKFSGNPADANACTYGLYVRSDDIDVQRCRFANSRYGVMVHNTSATAPVLKRLTSEDHTAAALYMRGGTWTYAGADKNTFRNCPRGVIANTVEWSIDDVTTSDSCKYPITDYYGDCTISNTTARGTTTGFYAYQSQSVIIDGLAINACGSYGVVLNDCANVQIDRCVANGNGHGMYVYSKQNIRPTIRNCDLSGNTGYGLLMTGATLDPSSTANLELNNNRYGLRVNNQPLTLTPAMNVRMTGNQYGVLCQRGKLTMTGIQLAGNETGAYCSRGSLSIGQCSFTATRYGVLGYLDGECEITDSSFNDAAYGIYLRTVGTANLPIQISKAVVTGATRGGIYVRGDSANPLPVVIRNSSIRNGRQGLVLNRTRATVDSLLFADLSSTGIYQSSGSGTIHGCSFRRLTGSWAILARGDRCDVRQSTIAAGRYGIALQTDRGAVTNTVIAGTDYGIYLRAADADYSIVHTTVAAAKYYGLIRYEGATTIRNSIFDATYYGLYNARPGGTFDHQYNLVHALRRPYGNSSAGIGETSDPPLFADPATGDYHLSMGSPAINSGADLSGLVSIDLDGNSRPSFQGFEMGAYEFMEPSGSIRVLKWDEVAR; encoded by the coding sequence GTGACGCACTGCATTCCACGTTGTCGACCACTCGTCCTGATCGGGCTCTTGGTGCTGCTGCCGATGTCGACGGCTCAGGCGACCAACTACTACGTTCGCACGACCGGCAACGACAGCAACCCGGGCACCGATCGCAACCAAGCGTTTCGCACCATCGGCAAAGCCACGTCTGTCGCCGGACAGGGGGACGTTCTCTTCGTCGGTGCGGGAACCTATGACGAGAACGTCATCATCAAGGGAAGTGGCGGCGCAAATTCAAACGCATGGTTGGTGCTGTACGCAGACAAGACGGGCATCTACACGGGCGACAAGGGATCGGTCGTCATTCGCCCCCAAGCCAAGACATGGACGGTACGTGTTTTCAATACCGGCAACGTCTTGTTCTACGGGTTTGCCTTTCAACGCAACGCATCGATCGACGGCAATAGCTACGGCAGCCTGGTCACCAACACGACCGGATACGCGTATTATCTGAACTGCAGTTTCAAGAATCTGACCTACGCGCTCCGCGATCTGGGCGCCCACCGATTGCTTGTCAACGGATGCAGCTTCGCAGGGGGCAGATTCGGTCTCTACACGACCGGGATTGAATCCGCCAACGTCAGCAACTGCCAATTCGCGGCGACACAATACGGATGCATCGGATACGACGGGACGTCATTGACGGTGACCGGCACGCGTTTTTTCGATCGGATCAACGCCGGCGATGCACCCACCAAAACTCGCGGCGTGTACGCGGTCCGCACGGGATTGACGGTGTCCCGGTGCGAGTTCAACGGCAGCGCGATCGGTGTTTATGGAACGGCATTGAAATCTGCCACCATCACACGCAGCGACTTCTTGGACACGACGTCGCATGCGGCGCGTTGTGACGGCCAATCACTCTCGATGAGCCGTTGCACCATCAAGGGTGGGAACTATGGCGTTACACTCGGTGACACGACCGGAGCATCCGTTGAACTTTCTGATTTGCAAATCGAATCGATGCGTGTCGGTATCACGGCGCACCAGAGTGATTATGACTTCCGCAAGGTCACTTTGCGTGGAAACCAATACGGTCTGTACCAGCGGTCGGGCAACAAACGCTTGACCGTCTCGAAAAAAGATCGCATCGATTTCGTCGACAACAACTACGCCATCTATTCCAACCACGCCGAGGGAGAGGATGCGGAACTGATCCTGTCAGACCAGGACTTGAGCGGCAACGACCGTGGGCTGGTCAGCTACCGAACGCGAGTGTCGGTCGACAAGTGCACGTTCGGCGGCGACAAGATGGGCGCCTACTTGTCGGATAACAAGTCGGCCACCGTTTCCGACAGCAAGTTCAGTGGAAACCCTGCCGATGCCAACGCATGCACCTATGGGCTGTACGTCCGCTCGGACGACATTGATGTTCAACGATGTCGATTCGCAAATTCGCGATACGGTGTCATGGTCCACAACACCTCCGCGACGGCTCCGGTTCTGAAAAGACTGACCTCGGAGGATCATACCGCGGCGGCGCTGTACATGCGGGGCGGTACGTGGACCTATGCAGGGGCCGACAAAAATACGTTTCGCAATTGTCCTCGCGGCGTGATCGCCAACACGGTCGAGTGGTCGATCGATGACGTGACCACCAGCGATTCGTGCAAGTACCCGATCACGGATTACTACGGTGATTGCACCATCAGCAACACGACCGCACGAGGAACGACCACCGGTTTCTATGCCTATCAATCCCAATCGGTCATCATCGACGGATTGGCAATCAACGCCTGCGGTTCCTACGGCGTGGTGTTAAACGATTGCGCGAACGTGCAGATCGACCGATGCGTCGCCAATGGCAACGGCCACGGGATGTATGTCTACAGCAAGCAGAACATCCGGCCGACGATTCGCAATTGTGATCTGTCCGGCAACACTGGATACGGGTTGCTGATGACGGGGGCAACACTTGATCCGTCGTCGACCGCCAATCTCGAACTGAACAACAACCGTTACGGGCTGCGGGTCAACAATCAACCGTTGACGCTCACACCGGCGATGAACGTCCGAATGACCGGAAACCAGTATGGCGTGCTCTGTCAACGCGGCAAACTGACCATGACGGGCATCCAACTCGCCGGCAATGAAACCGGTGCCTACTGCTCTCGCGGCAGCCTGTCGATCGGGCAATGTTCATTTACCGCGACTCGGTACGGTGTGCTGGGCTACCTGGACGGTGAATGCGAGATCACCGATTCCAGTTTCAACGACGCTGCTTACGGCATTTATCTGCGAACGGTCGGAACAGCGAACCTACCGATCCAGATTTCCAAAGCCGTCGTGACGGGGGCAACCCGCGGCGGGATTTATGTCCGCGGCGATTCGGCGAACCCTTTGCCCGTGGTGATCCGCAACAGCAGTATTCGCAACGGCCGACAGGGCCTGGTCTTGAATCGCACCCGAGCGACGGTGGATTCGTTGTTGTTCGCGGATTTATCCAGCACCGGCATTTATCAATCCAGCGGATCGGGAACGATCCATGGGTGCTCCTTCAGGCGGCTGACAGGGAGCTGGGCGATCCTGGCCAGGGGCGACCGTTGTGACGTTAGGCAATCCACCATCGCCGCGGGACGATACGGAATCGCGTTGCAGACCGATCGGGGCGCGGTCACCAACACGGTCATCGCGGGAACGGACTACGGCATCTACCTGCGGGCGGCGGACGCTGACTATTCGATCGTGCACACGACCGTCGCCGCCGCGAAGTACTATGGATTGATTCGTTACGAAGGTGCGACCACGATCCGCAATTCCATTTTTGACGCGACGTACTATGGACTGTACAACGCCCGACCCGGCGGCACGTTCGACCACCAGTACAACTTGGTGCACGCGCTGCGTCGCCCTTATGGGAACAGCTCCGCGGGAATCGGCGAGACCAGCGACCCGCCGCTCTTCGCCGATCCAGCTACGGGAGATTATCACCTGTCGATGGGGTCACCGGCAATCAATTCGGGCGCCGACCTGTCCGGTTTGGTCTCGATCGACTTGGACGGGAACTCTCGCCCCAGCTTTCAGGGTTTTGAGATGGGGGCGTATGAATTCATGGAACCGAGCGGATCGATTCGCGTGTTGAAATGGGATGAAGTGGCGCGCTGA
- a CDS encoding PilN domain-containing protein, translating into MASKLQNDLLKATDREPATLERRQSPRRRVRRDRRKGVSRTVGMDVSPSGIAIAVVEKSGSESKLIVERIAFPADSGPRHGDWSDNTLTDALNELASKYNLGGQAVTVGLGGNPCVTRVVAGDNEEVDNEIRELTHRTQRYIGMGLGSKVSCQSTHRIDAKRKRVCVTIAIRQMVDAIAAAVQSAGMRLAHLEHSMLVLCRILHAYEKDSHEPVLFMVEELGRVDLGISYQGRLLLDYRPAIPEASVTHGSIVQRHLKCLRRYIHAQLPTASADLSPLFVTQKHSDHESLDESLDEPSILRRQRFPMEELCHGFQVQGELSEDSGTIAAIGLARLNNDARSAEETNDLVSTLRTGRRVQWLPLIQHTWPITLAASIALALFLMGQHARSLALRTEAQIETLTLQNAQGNQIRLTLQRRMQRAEQVETLAAGIPTRDWADVFLKAGRSLPQGSWLESVRIENDQTVRISGASYSGEAVYTYIDRLKQTGMFSRVALESTSATRNSVGAQYRFQVSAIVQPKPQPESSIRFASTIVGELDRG; encoded by the coding sequence ATGGCAAGCAAACTGCAGAACGATCTTTTAAAGGCCACCGATCGCGAACCCGCGACGCTCGAACGGCGCCAGTCCCCGCGACGGCGGGTCCGGCGCGATCGACGAAAAGGCGTCAGCCGGACCGTCGGGATGGACGTCTCGCCGTCGGGCATCGCGATCGCAGTCGTCGAAAAGTCCGGCAGCGAGTCAAAGCTGATCGTCGAGCGGATCGCGTTTCCCGCCGACAGCGGCCCGCGACACGGTGACTGGAGTGACAACACGCTCACCGATGCACTCAACGAATTGGCGTCCAAATACAACCTGGGCGGACAAGCCGTCACGGTCGGGCTGGGCGGCAACCCCTGCGTGACACGCGTGGTCGCCGGGGACAACGAAGAAGTCGACAACGAGATCCGCGAACTGACACACCGGACACAACGCTATATCGGGATGGGATTGGGCAGCAAGGTCAGTTGCCAGAGCACCCATCGCATCGACGCCAAACGGAAACGTGTCTGCGTCACGATTGCGATTCGGCAGATGGTCGATGCGATCGCCGCGGCGGTCCAGTCCGCCGGGATGCGGCTGGCCCACCTGGAACACAGCATGCTGGTGCTGTGCCGCATCCTGCACGCCTATGAAAAAGACAGCCATGAGCCGGTCCTGTTTATGGTCGAAGAATTGGGCCGCGTCGACCTTGGGATCTCCTACCAAGGCCGCTTGTTGCTGGATTATCGTCCGGCGATTCCCGAGGCCTCGGTGACCCATGGTTCGATCGTCCAGCGGCACTTGAAGTGTTTGCGGCGCTATATCCATGCCCAATTGCCCACCGCTTCGGCCGACTTGTCGCCCCTGTTTGTGACCCAAAAACATTCCGACCACGAATCGCTGGATGAAAGTCTGGATGAACCCTCGATCCTACGTCGCCAACGTTTTCCGATGGAAGAGTTGTGCCACGGATTTCAGGTGCAGGGCGAACTCTCGGAAGACTCCGGCACGATCGCGGCGATCGGGCTGGCGCGGCTGAACAATGACGCGAGGTCTGCCGAAGAAACGAACGATTTGGTGTCCACCTTGCGCACCGGACGTCGGGTTCAATGGCTTCCGCTGATCCAGCACACCTGGCCCATCACGCTGGCCGCATCGATCGCCCTGGCGCTGTTTTTGATGGGCCAACACGCCCGCTCCTTGGCGCTCCGCACCGAGGCACAAATCGAAACGCTGACCCTGCAAAACGCTCAGGGCAATCAGATTCGCTTGACCCTGCAGCGGCGCATGCAGCGAGCCGAACAGGTCGAAACCCTGGCCGCCGGGATTCCCACACGCGATTGGGCCGACGTATTTTTGAAAGCCGGACGAAGCCTTCCCCAGGGATCCTGGCTGGAATCCGTGCGGATCGAAAATGATCAGACGGTCCGAATCAGCGGCGCCAGCTACTCCGGTGAAGCCGTCTACACCTATATCGATCGACTGAAACAGACCGGAATGTTTTCGCGTGTGGCACTGGAATCCACCAGCGCGACGCGAAACAGCGTCGGCGCCCAATATCGATTCCAAGTTTCGGCGATCGTCCAGCCGAAGCCGCAACCGGAATCGTCCATCCGATTCGCGTCGACCATCGTCGGGGAACTTGATCGTGGGTAA
- a CDS encoding type IV pilin protein yields MQRTRHVKRSGFSLLELLAVVTILAVIAAVVVPRISSSKVAAQQEVNKQNMAEINAAVERWYFQKGSYPQLNLSDIAADVNYFPEGIPKNPVDNSSYQLDAATHRVIK; encoded by the coding sequence ATGCAACGAACAAGACACGTCAAACGCTCCGGTTTTTCGCTTCTTGAACTGTTGGCCGTCGTCACAATTCTCGCAGTGATCGCTGCCGTCGTTGTGCCGCGAATCTCCAGTTCGAAAGTCGCCGCACAACAAGAAGTGAACAAACAAAACATGGCAGAGATCAACGCCGCGGTGGAACGTTGGTACTTCCAAAAAGGAAGCTACCCGCAGCTGAACCTGTCGGACATTGCGGCTGATGTGAACTATTTCCCTGAGGGTATCCCGAAAAACCCCGTGGACAATTCATCGTATCAACTCGATGCAGCAACGCACCGTGTGATCAAATAG
- a CDS encoding polysaccharide biosynthesis/export family protein: protein MNNSIANLGKKQPRAEGRDRGDSRACRGGLFDSLRTGVRCLSAKAAAAVLMAGSLTGCSALTQPIDGVPADRLPQQYFAEPKNDLVPVDISALSLEPPREYLIGPDDILGVYIEGVLPFNPPNAPPEPPPVNFPDAESTLPPSIGYPIAVQEDGTLALPLIEPLNVDGLTLDQVRDAIRDAYIDNDILRPEKARPIVTIIRERTIDVIVVREDGGGGGGLTNQSVGAQFVLGGSDRSATGGLVKLRAYQNDILHALVETGGLPGLNAKNQVKILRATKENREAREAFLKKFRAQRQAAMLDPCACLPKLPEDPNILRIPLRLPPGESPNLSQEQITLKDGDIVYIESRATEIFYTGGLLPGGQFPMPRDYDLDVLGAMALAGQGVYGAVGGGGRPGGIGGQIATIPPGRLFILRQTDCNGQVAIEVDLTKAINDPRSRPLIQAGDTLILQYKAEEELLNFGLGTFFTYGIQELLRNN from the coding sequence ATGAATAACAGTATTGCTAACTTGGGAAAAAAACAGCCGCGGGCCGAAGGGCGTGACCGCGGCGACAGCCGAGCCTGCCGCGGCGGTCTGTTCGATTCCCTTCGCACTGGCGTTCGGTGTCTCAGTGCCAAGGCGGCTGCGGCCGTGCTGATGGCGGGCTCGCTGACCGGATGCTCCGCGTTGACACAGCCGATCGATGGTGTGCCCGCGGATCGACTTCCGCAACAGTACTTCGCCGAACCCAAGAACGATCTTGTTCCCGTGGACATCTCGGCGTTGTCACTCGAGCCGCCGCGAGAATACTTGATCGGTCCAGACGACATCCTCGGTGTTTACATCGAAGGCGTGCTGCCGTTCAACCCGCCGAACGCACCGCCGGAACCTCCGCCGGTGAACTTCCCCGACGCCGAAAGCACCTTGCCGCCGTCGATCGGTTACCCCATCGCCGTGCAGGAAGATGGGACGCTGGCGTTGCCCCTGATCGAACCACTGAATGTCGATGGATTGACTCTCGATCAGGTCCGCGATGCAATTCGCGACGCCTACATCGATAATGACATCTTACGGCCCGAGAAAGCACGCCCCATCGTGACCATCATTCGGGAGCGTACGATCGACGTGATCGTCGTCCGTGAAGACGGCGGTGGCGGTGGAGGACTGACCAACCAGAGCGTCGGAGCTCAGTTCGTCTTGGGCGGAAGTGACCGCAGCGCAACCGGCGGACTCGTCAAACTGAGGGCCTACCAGAACGACATTCTGCACGCCTTGGTTGAAACCGGAGGATTGCCGGGGCTGAACGCCAAGAACCAGGTCAAAATCCTTCGAGCCACCAAAGAAAACAGGGAAGCAAGAGAAGCATTCCTAAAGAAATTCCGCGCCCAACGTCAGGCGGCGATGCTGGATCCCTGTGCCTGTTTGCCGAAGTTGCCCGAAGATCCGAACATCCTGAGAATCCCATTGCGGCTGCCGCCAGGTGAATCTCCCAATCTGTCCCAAGAACAAATCACGCTGAAAGATGGCGACATTGTTTACATCGAATCACGTGCAACCGAAATCTTCTACACCGGCGGGCTGTTGCCCGGAGGCCAGTTCCCCATGCCGCGTGACTATGACCTGGACGTGCTGGGTGCCATGGCCTTGGCCGGCCAAGGCGTTTATGGAGCGGTGGGTGGGGGAGGACGCCCAGGCGGCATCGGCGGGCAGATCGCGACGATCCCACCGGGAAGGCTGTTTATCTTACGCCAAACCGACTGCAATGGTCAGGTTGCGATTGAAGTCGACTTGACCAAGGCCATCAACGACCCGAGATCACGACCGCTGATCCAAGCCGGTGACACGCTGATCCTGCAGTACAAGGCCGAAGAAGAACTGCTGAACTTCGGCCTGGGAACCTTCTTCACCTACGGAATCCAGGAACTGTTGCGGAACAACTAA
- a CDS encoding prepilin-type N-terminal cleavage/methylation domain-containing protein, whose product MTPLPRFYPAKRIGLSLLELLAALAIMGVIAVAIVPRISGGAGQANDSSCQLRKAVIEVQVSLWQRENGRWPMQDLSDIGSDVRFFPDGLPRCPVDSTRYTIDASTGRVNGHHH is encoded by the coding sequence GTGACTCCGTTGCCGCGATTCTATCCCGCGAAACGAATCGGGCTTTCGTTGCTTGAACTGCTCGCCGCGTTGGCCATCATGGGCGTGATCGCAGTCGCGATTGTGCCTCGCATCAGCGGCGGAGCGGGCCAGGCGAACGACAGCAGTTGTCAACTGCGAAAAGCGGTCATCGAAGTGCAAGTCTCGTTGTGGCAGCGGGAAAACGGTCGCTGGCCAATGCAAGATCTCTCGGATATCGGCTCCGACGTCCGCTTCTTCCCCGATGGTCTGCCCCGATGTCCGGTGGATTCCACACGCTACACGATCGATGCCTCAACGGGGAGGGTAAACGGGCATCATCACTGA
- a CDS encoding response regulator, which produces MNSEAKTILVYIAHPTVLEVTVFRLELLGMRTTGVRSGDEMTEALAEALPDAVLIDLDLEMGEGIRWVEKIASDECTSHIPIICISSRGDLVEVENAYKAGAKSFVISPYDPVVLESKLVTLLNLVSEPIATQRDLTERT; this is translated from the coding sequence ATGAATTCCGAAGCAAAGACAATCCTGGTCTACATCGCCCACCCAACGGTGTTGGAGGTCACGGTGTTTCGTCTCGAGTTGCTGGGGATGCGGACGACGGGCGTGCGCAGTGGCGACGAGATGACCGAGGCGTTGGCCGAAGCGTTGCCGGATGCCGTCTTGATCGATCTTGATCTGGAGATGGGCGAAGGCATTCGCTGGGTGGAGAAGATCGCGTCGGACGAATGCACGAGCCATATTCCGATCATTTGCATCTCCAGCCGCGGTGACCTGGTCGAGGTCGAAAACGCTTACAAGGCCGGGGCCAAGAGCTTCGTGATCTCGCCGTACGATCCGGTCGTTCTCGAATCCAAGTTGGTCACGCTGCTCAATCTCGTGTCTGAACCGATCGCGACCCAACGAGATCTCACGGAACGAACATGA
- a CDS encoding prepilin-type N-terminal cleavage/methylation domain-containing protein codes for MRRRCQRSGLSLIELLVVVTLLGVFATAALMRFGRDTFGDTGARSEARLLSLAMLHAQRAAIRTGDPHGVVLQGPAAAATSWAVVGRRQDGSRVTVEGPHGVAERVRVSVSAGEIWFDFEGVGSQPFAAQLRGPNRMFSVQVEPLTRMIRTQEGSP; via the coding sequence TTGAGACGTCGATGTCAACGAAGCGGCCTCAGTCTGATCGAGTTGCTGGTCGTCGTCACGCTCCTGGGCGTGTTCGCGACCGCGGCATTGATGCGATTCGGCCGCGACACCTTCGGTGATACGGGGGCGCGCTCCGAAGCCAGGTTGCTGTCTTTGGCGATGCTTCATGCCCAGCGTGCGGCGATTCGCACCGGGGATCCGCACGGCGTGGTGCTGCAAGGCCCGGCGGCGGCCGCGACCAGTTGGGCGGTTGTCGGGCGGCGTCAGGACGGTTCTCGGGTGACCGTCGAAGGACCGCACGGCGTCGCAGAACGTGTCCGGGTCTCAGTCAGTGCCGGCGAAATCTGGTTTGACTTTGAAGGCGTCGGCTCGCAACCATTTGCGGCTCAACTGCGGGGGCCCAATCGAATGTTCTCCGTCCAGGTGGAACCCCTGACGCGGATGATCCGAACGCAAGAGGGTTCGCCATGA
- a CDS encoding type II secretion system F family protein, which produces MSTASSRGGAGAVNGRDQTESWALLKSLHEIKFGNDPQHRFKRKDLIVFLRNLTTLVQNGVSLTHALETVTRDRSLKKYQHILSSISRALKGGESLSASMKTFPSAFNMTLVSQVEVGERSGKLDQALLRITEQLERSSGHRKMILKKLAYPAILVVAGTGSVIFMLLCVIPTFQEMYEDAGATLPAITQLLIDVSAIVQVYGFHLLGLSIVLAITVITLFKNVQSRRWIDRNLIRIPIVGEWFRNLAILQFADVLGNLMESGFTLAEALPPAGRAIGNRHVQEKILGLYTAIRRGERFSQSLQREGDLFPAVVNQLVIVGERTGRLVPVTHQIRKHLRRDVEDSTDAIVGAIEPILTIVLAVAVGGILLAVYLPMFDLIGKVNQ; this is translated from the coding sequence ATGAGTACCGCATCGAGCCGCGGCGGTGCAGGTGCCGTCAACGGTCGCGACCAGACCGAATCGTGGGCTCTGCTGAAGAGCCTGCACGAGATCAAGTTCGGCAACGATCCCCAGCACCGCTTCAAACGCAAAGACCTGATTGTGTTTCTGAGGAACCTGACCACGCTGGTGCAAAACGGCGTGTCGTTGACACACGCGTTGGAAACCGTGACGCGCGATCGGTCGCTGAAAAAGTACCAGCACATTTTGTCCTCAATCTCGCGGGCACTCAAAGGCGGTGAGTCGTTGTCGGCGTCGATGAAGACCTTTCCCAGCGCGTTCAACATGACCTTGGTCAGCCAAGTCGAAGTCGGGGAACGTTCCGGCAAGCTGGATCAGGCTTTGCTTCGCATCACCGAGCAACTGGAACGGTCGTCGGGGCATCGCAAGATGATCCTCAAAAAGCTTGCCTATCCGGCGATCTTGGTCGTCGCGGGAACCGGCAGCGTGATCTTCATGTTGTTGTGCGTGATACCGACCTTTCAAGAGATGTATGAAGATGCCGGTGCGACGCTTCCGGCGATCACCCAATTGCTGATCGACGTCAGCGCCATCGTCCAGGTCTATGGCTTTCATCTGTTGGGATTATCGATTGTCTTGGCCATCACCGTCATCACCTTGTTCAAGAACGTCCAATCGAGACGTTGGATCGATCGCAATTTGATACGCATTCCGATCGTCGGCGAGTGGTTTCGCAACCTGGCGATTTTGCAGTTCGCCGATGTGTTGGGAAACCTGATGGAGAGCGGATTCACGCTGGCCGAGGCCTTGCCGCCGGCCGGACGCGCGATCGGCAACCGTCATGTCCAGGAGAAAATCCTGGGGCTGTACACCGCCATCCGGCGTGGCGAACGTTTCAGTCAGTCGTTGCAGCGCGAAGGCGATTTGTTTCCCGCGGTCGTGAATCAGTTGGTGATTGTCGGTGAACGGACAGGGCGTCTGGTTCCGGTCACGCATCAAATTCGAAAACACCTGCGGCGCGACGTCGAGGACAGTACCGACGCGATCGTCGGCGCGATCGAACCCATTTTGACCATCGTACTGGCCGTCGCCGTCGGGGGCATCTTGCTGGCCGTCTACCTGCCCATGTTTGACTTGATCGGAAAGGTGAATCAGTGA